The following DNA comes from Mycobacteroides immunogenum.
ACCCAAGAGAGCTGCGTGTTCTAAACACGGGGCGACTTGGCGATTGGTTCAGTAGCCCTGAACGCTGGTGGTACAACGAAGTGTTTGGCACCGACTCAACTGTGAAAGACGGTCCTCGCCTGGGTGAAAAACACGAATTTTCGGACAACACTAACCACGAGTGGGCAGCAGGAAACGCGGGTACTCATGCAAACATGTGGCCACCAGTCGAAATATCGGAATTTATGAAGGAGGACAATGCTGTCCTCAAAGCTACGGGCGTCCGCTACTACTCCGAACTCGATGAAGCCGCATTCTTCGAATGGCTGGATAAGAACCCTCAAGTCGACTGCTACCGGGGCCGAGGCGACACTCTCTACATCAGCGTGAACGTCAATATCGGCGACGAATCGGAGTTGTCCGAGTTTCCCGCACTGTACGAGCGATACAACATCGACATGACAGAACTGCGAGTTCTGAACTCGGGCAACTTCGGACCTTGGTTCAGCGACCCGAAATGGTGGTGGCATAAGCCCATCTTCGGGTGATCTCTACAGATTCGCAGGCCGCAGCACAACAACCGATGTGGTGCGAGAACCCTTGTCCGCCAGGAGCGCGATGACATGATCCTCGGCATCGACCGCGGCGTAGGTGCCCTCGATCCCCGCCGGAGATAGCGGTCGGCCGTTACGCACCGCGTCGACCTCTGCGGCATCAAGGTCGCGCCGGGGAAATCCCTCGCGACATGCGGTGTCCAGGTCGAGCGACAATGTCGCGTCCTCGGCCAGCTCCTCGAGCGTGCGGGCTCGATCCAGCCCGAAATCACCAACTCTGGTGCGCCGCAGTGCCGTCAGGTGCCCGCCCACACCGAGCGCGGCCCCCGCATCCCGGGCGAGCGCACGAATGTAGGTCCCCGAGCTGCAGTCGACTTCCACGTCCACATCGACCAGATCCTCGCCCGAGCCTCGCACCGCCAACACGTCGAAGCGGGAGATACGCACCGGACGCGCGGCCAGCTCGACCGACTGCCCCTCACGCGCCAGCTTGTACGCGCGCTGTCCGTCAACCTTGATCGCGCTCACCGACGACGGCACCTGATCGATATCGCCGCGGAGCCTTGCGACAGCTGCCTGGATATCCGCGTCAGTCAGATGTGATGCCGAAACTGCCTGCAATACCTCACCTTCGGCATCATCAGTACTTGTGCTCTGACCGAATCGGATGGTCGCCGCGTACGACTTGGTCGTCAACGTCAGTAGTCCCATGATCTTGGTGGCCCGCTCGATCCCGATGACCAGCACCCCGGTGGCCATCGGGTCAAGGGTCCCGGCATGCCCTACCTTGCGGGTGGAAAACATTCTGCGGCAGCGCGATACCACGTCGTGGCTTGTCATCCCGGCTGGCTTGTCGACGATCACCAGGCCGGCGCGGCTCAGCGGATCGGTCACGGCACCACGATCGCGGTCAGAATCAGGCCTTTATCGATGATCCACCGCCCATCGAAGGTCGACAGTACGCTGCCATCGCTGGCCTTGCCGTCTATCAGGATGTGCGAGGTGAACGTTCCATCCGGGTCAAGCGTTATGTGAGCATCCTCGAAACCCAGCCAGCGGCTGGTCAGCGGGAACCAGGCCTTATACGTAGTCTCCTTGGCGCAGAACAGCAGCCGGTCCCAATGCGTGCCGGTCGGCAACGCAGCCAGCGCGTCCCTTTCCTCGGGCAGCGCGATCGACTTGAGCACACCATTGGGCAGCACGTCGTGCGGCTCGGCGTCTATACCCACTGACCGCACCTCACCCGTGCGCCCCACAACCGCGCCACGAAAACCCTCGGTGTGCGTCATGCTGCCCACAACCCCGCTGGGCCATAGCGGTTGCCCCTTGTCCCCCTTGAGAATCGGCACCTCGGGAACACCCAGCACAGACAGCGCCTGCCGCGCGCAGTAGCGCACGGTGATGAATTCGTTGCGCCGCTTGGCCACCGACTTGGCGATCAGCGGTTCCTCCTCGGGCAGCGGTACCAGACCGGGAGGATCGTCATACAACTCAGCCGACGACAGCGCATCGGGAACCACCGAGGCGATCAACTCATCAGTCACTGGCACGCTCCTTGGCAAGTCGCTCACGGAATCGTTTGGCCGCCACTCTCATCTGCTCGGTGATCTCGAAGTGACCGCCGAACTCATTGAGGTAGCCGGGCGGATAGTGCGGGGCGGGCAGGATCTGCCGAAGCCACGAATACGGTCTGCGCTGAGCCCATTCCCGCGGATAACCAACCGATACCTCTTCGAACCGGACATCGTCATACCAGGTGGTGCGGGGAATGTGCAGATGTCCGTACACCGAGCACACCGCGTTATAGCGGGTGTGCCAATCCGCTGTTTCGGTGGTTCCACACCACAACGAAAACTCCGGATAGAACAACGCGTCACAGGGTTCACGTACCAGCGGAAAATGGTTCACCAGAACCGTCGGCGTCATCCAGTCGAGATCCTCCAGCCGCTTACGGGTGTACCGCAACCGGTCTCGGCACCATGCATCGCGTGTCGCGAAAGGCTCACTGGAGAGCAAGAATTCATCGGTGGCCACCACATTGCGATCGCGGGCGATCTTGAGCCCCTCGGCCTTGGTGTTGGCCCCCTCCGGCAGAAATGTGTAGTCGTACAACACAAACATCGGCACGATGGTCGCGGGGCCACCCTGCTCCACCCATACCGGATACGGATGCTCCGGGGTGATCACACCCATTTCATCGCACATGTTGACCAGATAGTCGTACCGGGACTGCCCGAAGATCTGCATCGGGTCGCGCGCCGTTGTCCACAGTTCGTGGTTGCCGGGCACCCAGATCACCTTGCTGAACCTGCGCCGCAACAGATCCAGCGCAGCCCGGATGTCATCGCTGCGCTCGGCCACGTCCCCGGCGACGATCAACCAGTCCTCGGGTGAAGCCGGATGCAGTTCCTCGAGAACCGACTTGTTGGCCGACTGCCCCACATGCAGGTCACTGATGGCCCAGAGTCTGGGCTCGCGTTCCTGCGTCATCCGGCCAATGTACCTACAGGTTTATCTTGCAGCTCTGCCCCACGTCGAGAACGCGCAGCGCGCGTCCGCTTCCGACCCAGAACGCGCAGGACAACGCCAGGTCCGTCAGCAGCCCGTCGTCGAAGTGCTCGCGCGCCCGCTCCCAGAATTCGTCGTCCTCGCGCAGGCCGACGTGGTCGGTGGCGAAGCGGTGCGCGAATTCTGCGGCCGTTCGCTCCGCCTCGCTGTACTGCGGCGAGGTGCGCCACTGCTCGGCTTCGGCGTAGAAATCCCCGTCTAGCTCGCCGCTCTGAACGAAACGGGTGTTCTGACACACCGAGCACTCATTCGCAAAGGCCACCGCCATACGGGCAAGCTCGCGCACCCCGAGCGGAAGCCGGCTGCGGTTGTACACCGCATCGGAAAACCCGGCGAAACCGGGCGCCATCTCGGGTGCGCCCATCAGCCAGCCGGCCACATCATCGTCCGCATAATTCCCAATTCGTGCCATGGCGTCACGATACGCCCGCACTAGAACGTGTTCTAGTGTTTTCGATGTTCCGTAGGAGACGACGAGGCGCACCGCTAGACTTCGGCGCACCGCGGCCGACCAGATTGAGGTGACTTCGCATGGCCCCACGGGCAGCCCTTGTCCGCGCCGGATTCTGCGTCGCCCTGGTGGCGCTGGCGCTGAGCATCGTTGTCGTCTGGCGCACCGCCCCCACTGAGCACACCGCGCGCACACCGGTTCAGCTCAGGTTCTCCACCGCGCCCATGAACACCGGTGCCACCACCACCATCAAGTGGCCGGTCGTCCCGGTCACCGATCCGCGCCCCTTCGACCCCTGCTTCGATATCCCCAATTCGGTGATCGCCGCGGCGGGCCTCGACCAGACTCCGCCCGCACCTGAAGAAGGACTGCGCTGCCGTTACGACTCGCGCAACAACTATCAGCTGGCGGTCGAAGCGATCGTCTGGCGCACCTATGAAGACTCGTTGCCCGCCGACGGCGTGGAAACGACCATCGCCGGTCACCGCGCCGCCGAGTACAACATCATGAAGCCAACCGACTGGAACAATCAGTGGTGGGTATCGTGCATGATCACGTTCAAGACGAGTTACGGCGTGGTTCAACAGTCGCTGTACTACGCGTCGCAGAAGTACTCTCCCGACGGCCCCGGCTGTCTCGTGGAAAACCGGCGCATGGCAAATATTCTCGTGCCCGCCTACAAGTTCTGAGACCGCCTCAGCCTCGCGCCGCGACGCGGGCCAACACCTCGGGCCTGCGTAACGGAGGCACCGTCTTGGGCGGTTGACGCCGCGCCGGCAACGACTCCAGCAGCCGTAGCGTCGTGGCGGTCACCTCAGCCACCGCTAGCTCGAATGCCTCCCGATTGGCATCGGAGGTCTTCTGGATTCCGCTGACCTTGCGCACGTATTGCCGCGCCGCAGCCTCGATCTCCTGATCCGTTGCCGCAGGTTCAAGCCCGCGCAGCTCGGTGATGTTCCTGCACATACCTATGACAGTAGAAAGACATTCCGGAAGACGCCATGCCCCACCCACCGGTTAGTTCCTGTGCGCGTGTATACGTAAGTCATGCCAGTGACGTCATCGGAGCCGTCTAACGTGCTACGCGAGCGTATCGCCGCCGCCGCGCACGAGGTGCTCGCCAAACATCCCCCAGCCACCACGCCCGTCACCGAACTGCTGGGCGCCGTCTACGACGCGGGCCTGGCCTGGGTACATTTCCCGGTCGGCCTCGGTGGCCTGGACGCTCCCCCGGCGCTGCAAGCCGTCTCCGACACCATTTTGCGCGCTGCAGGCATGCCAGATCCCTTGTTTGTCAATGTCATTGGCTACGGCATGGCGGCGCCCACGGTACTTGCCCACGGTCAGCCGGAACTTACCCAGCGGATCTTGCGACCGCTGTTCACCGGCGAAGAACTGTGGTGTCAGCTGTTCAGTGAACCGGGCGCCGGGTCGGATCTGGCAGGTCTGGCCACCCGCGCGGTCCGCGACGGCGACGATTGGGTGATCAACGGCCAGAAGGTGTGGACCTCGGGCGCCCATCAGGCCCGCTGGGCACTGCTGGTGGCCCGCAGCAATCCGGATGTGGCCAAGCATCGCGGGCTGACCTACTTTGTGGCGGACATGACCGATCCCGGTGTCGAGGTCCGTCCGCTGCGCCAGATGACCGGCGACGCCGAATTCAACGAGGTGTACCTCAGCGACGTTCGCATCCCCGACGCGCACCGCCTGGGTAATGAAGGCGATGGCTGGCGGGTGTCGATGACCACGTTGATGAACGAGCGCAGCGCCCTGGGTGGCGCGTTTGACCATGGCCGCGGCGGCGGTTCAATCGGCAACGCCCTGAACCTGTGGAAGCAGCGACCCGATCTGCACACCCCGGAGCTGCGGGCCAAACTCACCAACCTCTTTGTGCGCTCGGAAGGTAACCGCTACGGCACGCAGATGCGGATCGCCGCGCAGGGCGACGCCCCCATGGGTCCGGAGGGATCGATCGGCAAGCTGATGGGCGCCGAACTCAATCAGCAGATCTACGACTTCTGCGTGGAACTGCTAGGCATCGAGGCCACCTTGTACGCCTCCTACGACATGCGGCGCGTCGTCGAGGATGACCGGCGCGCCGACACCATGTGGGCCTTCCTCCGCTCCAAGGCCAACACCATCGAAGGCGGTACCTCCGACGTGATGCGCAACATCATCGGGGAACGCGTTCTCGGATTACCCGGCGATATCCGGGTCGATACCGACAAAGCCTGGAAGGACGTGCCCCGCGGATGAGTGCCAACGACGACAATCAAATCCGGGTGAGTGAGTTCGAGTTCACCGAAGAACACCGCGACCTGCGTTCGCTGGTACGCAGCTGGTGCGACCAGGTCTGGACGCCCGAACACGTCCGCCACGTCGCCGATGCCGGGACTATCGATCTGAACGCTTGGCGCGCATTCGGTTCGGAGCTGGGCGTGGTTGGCTTGAGCCTGCCCGAAAAACATGGCGGTGGCGGGCTGGGTGTCATCGAATTGTCCATCGTGGCAGAGGAACTGGGTCGCGCGCTGGCGTGCCTGCCGTGGATATCCAGTGCTGCCCTGGGCGCCACCGCCCTGGTATCCAGTGGCGACGACGACGCCCTGGCCGAGTGGGTGCCCGCGCTGGCCGCCGGCGAAAAGACCATCACGCTGGCCGGCGGGCGCACCCGACTGGCCGACGCCATCACCGTCTCCGCCGAACCCGACGCCGACGGCTGGAAGCTCACCGGTGACACCGAGCACGTGCCCGACGGTGCTACCGCCGACGTGATCCTGGTGCTCGCCGATACCGATTCCGGGCCAACCCTTTTCGCGGTCGACGGCAACGCACCCGGAGTCGACCGGCACTCGTTGGCGACCCTGGATCTAACCCGGGGACAGGCCAACATCCATTTCAACTCCACCCCTGCACGCTTGATCGGCGAGCAGGGACGCGGCGGCGAGGCAGCGGCCAAGGCGCTCGATGTGGCAGCCACCGTGCTGGCGGCCGAGCAGGCCGGCCTCGCCACCCATATGCTGGACGTGACAACCGAATACGCCAAGTCCCGGGTTCAGTTCGGGCGGATCATCGGTTCGTTCCAGGCCGTCAAGCACCGGCTTGCCGATATGGCGGCTGCGACCGGAAACGTACGCGGTGCCGCCTACCACGCGGCCTGGTCACATGACGATCCAAGCCTCGACGACCCGGCGCTGGCCACCAGCATCGCCCAGCACGTGGCATCGGCGGGTGCGGTAGAGGTAACCGCCAAGGCCATCCAGAGCCACGGCGGCATCGGTTTCACCTGGGAGCACCCGGCCCATCTGTATTACAAGCGCGCCGTGAGCAATTCGGCCCTCTTTGGGGGGCGCGCCGTCCACGCCGAACGTATTGCCAAGGAGGTAATCGACGCATGACCGAACCGATTTTGTTGACCCAGACCGAAGACCGCATCTGCACCATCACCCTGAACAGGCCACAGGCACGCAACGCCCTGAGCACCGCACTCAGTGAGGAAATCGTCAAGGCTGTCACCGCGGCCGACGCCGACAACAACGTCGATGTGATGATTTTGACTGCGGCAGACCCGGTGTTCTGCGCCGGCGTGGACCTCAAGGAGCTGGGCAGCGGCGACCGCGCCGAGTCCCTGGACCCGTGGTGGCCGGAGCTGAACAAACCGGTCATCGGCGCCATCAACGGCGCAGCCGTGACCGGCGGCCTGGAGCTGGCGTTGGCCTGCGACATCCTCATCGCCTCGGAAAAGGCACGTTTCGCCGATACCCATGCACGCGTGGGCATCCTGCCCACCTGGGGACTGACCACACTGCTGCCGTTGTCGGTGGGACGCGGCCTGGCCCGGCGCATGAGCCTGACCGGCGACTACCTCTCGGCCGAGGATGCCCTGCGCGCAGGCCTGGTGACCGAAGTGGTGGCGCACGACGATCTACTTCCCGCCGCCAAGCGGCTGGCCGCGACCATCGCCGGTAACAACCAGCCCGCGGTCCGAGAATTGCTGGCGTCCTACCGCCGCATCGAGTCCGAGCTCATCGGCGACGGGCTCCAGGTCGCCCTCGACGATGCCCACCGTTGGATCGATCAGAACTCGATCGCCGAGGGTGTGGAGGCCCGCCGCGCCGCCATCATGGAACGCGGACGCACTCAGAACGCCTAGGCACGCTCGGTTCGATACAACGCAATGCGGCGGTCGGGCCGAATGTCGAACTCGCCCAAGAGTGTCCAACCGATCCTGTCGAGCGCTTTGCGCATCGGCGTGTTCGACGCCGACGGTTCGATCATCATCCGCCGGCAGGCGGGATCGGCTTGGTATATCGCCGTGGGCAGCAACCCTATCCACGCTGACACAACGCCGCGGCCCAATAGGCGGGTGTCCGCGGTTGCGACGTGCAGCCCGACGTCATGCGCATGGGCCGGATAGATCCCTGCGATCTCGTCACGGGCGGCCCGGTACAGCTCGATGTAGCCGACCTCGCTTCCGTCTACCGACAGAATGCAGGGCAGCGAATAGTCGCCGGCCAGACGGTAGGAGGAGTCTTCCTGCCATCGGGTCGGCGACCATGGCTGTTCCCACGTCTGCACCAAGTGTGGGCGCGCGAACCACTCACTGAGCATCTCCGGGTCCGAACCCAGCGGATCTACCCGGCGCAGCGCATAACGAGTGCCACCGAACGAGGGCATCGGCGGCGGCCCAGCCTCCACGACCTCGGCCGCCACATCGGTGTTCTCGCGAGTGATGCGGTAACCGGTGGGGCTGTTCATCGGCCAGGGGGCTCCGTTCAATTGATAGGCCTAACTTAGGTAGGCCTACATTCTACGAAGCACCCGCCGGTGTCGCCGTCACACCCCTACATCAGATGCGGCGTCTCCTTATGGATCTTGTGGTCGTGATGCACCGTGCCACCGACCACCGCGAATCCCAGGCCCGCGGTGACCAGTAATGCCATGGCCGCCACCATTCCCCAGCCGTGATGCCCGGAGGCCAACGCCGCCAGACCCAGCGCGGTGATCGTGACCGACATCAGCCCAAGGAAGTAGCCGGTCCATACGGCAAATCGATCAAGGTTCATTTCGAAACACCTCCTCACCCAGCGACACCAGAATACTCCGAAGTGATATGGATCACATAGCAGCTCGTCGCCGTTGGCAGATCAGGATTCGGTGCCGGGCACGGCCCAGCGCCCCGATAGCGCCCGCCAGCCCACCAACACCAGCCGCAGCACCAAGAAAAGCGTGAGCCCGGACCAGATCCCGGCAAGTCCCCAACCAAAGACCAGGGACAACCACACCAGCGGCAGGAACCCGCACAGCGCACTGATCATGGTGGCATTACGCATGAAGCGCGCATCCGCGGCTCCGAGCAGGACCCCATCCAGCGCGAACACCAGGCCCGAAATCGGCAGCTGGCACACCAGGAACCACCACGGCACCCGCATCTGGTGCAGCACGGCGACATCGGAGGTGAACAACCCCGGCAGTACCGGAATACCGAGGACCAACAGGACGGCCAGCAGCACCGCGAACCCCAGCGAGAAGACGGTCACTCTCGAGGCCACCGACTTGGCCTGCGGTACTTGCCCCGCCCCCAGCGCGGCACCTACCAAGGTCTGTGCCGCGATGGCAAGCGAATCGAGTACCAATGCAAGGAAACTCCACATCTGCAGAACCACCTGATGTGCGGCCAGCGCTGCCGCGCCAAACCGGGCGGCCACTGCGGCGGCACTGATGAAACAGGCTTGAAAAGCCAGACTGCGTACCAGCAGATCGCGCGCCAGCACCAGCTGCGCCCGCAGCACCGGCGGGTCCATCCGTAGCCGGGCGTGTTCGGCATTCAGCGCGCGCAGGAAGAGGAGGGCGGCCAGCCACTGCCCCACCAGGTTGGCTACCGCCGATCCGGCCAACTCCAGCCGCGGCGCCCCGAACAGCCCGTAGATCAGCACCGGACACAGGACGGCCGAAACGGCGAAGCCCGCGATGACATACCGCAATGGCCGGATCGTGTCCTGCACTCCGCGCATCCAGCCGTTGCCCGCCAGCGACACCAAGATGGCCGGTGCGGCAAAAATGGCGATACGCACCCACCGCAGACCCTGCTCGGCGACATCGGGCGCGGCCGCGATGGAACGCACCACCGGCCCGGCGACCATGTTCACCATGAGCACTAAGACGGCTCCAATGAGCAGGGCCAACCAGGTTGCCTGCACACCCTCATGAA
Coding sequences within:
- the truB gene encoding tRNA pseudouridine(55) synthase TruB gives rise to the protein MTDPLSRAGLVIVDKPAGMTSHDVVSRCRRMFSTRKVGHAGTLDPMATGVLVIGIERATKIMGLLTLTTKSYAATIRFGQSTSTDDAEGEVLQAVSASHLTDADIQAAVARLRGDIDQVPSSVSAIKVDGQRAYKLAREGQSVELAARPVRISRFDVLAVRGSGEDLVDVDVEVDCSSGTYIRALARDAGAALGVGGHLTALRRTRVGDFGLDRARTLEELAEDATLSLDLDTACREGFPRRDLDAAEVDAVRNGRPLSPAGIEGTYAAVDAEDHVIALLADKGSRTTSVVVLRPANL
- the pptT gene encoding 4'-phosphopantetheinyl transferase PptT, which encodes MIASVVPDALSSAELYDDPPGLVPLPEEEPLIAKSVAKRRNEFITVRYCARQALSVLGVPEVPILKGDKGQPLWPSGVVGSMTHTEGFRGAVVGRTGEVRSVGIDAEPHDVLPNGVLKSIALPEERDALAALPTGTHWDRLLFCAKETTYKAWFPLTSRWLGFEDAHITLDPDGTFTSHILIDGKASDGSVLSTFDGRWIIDKGLILTAIVVP
- a CDS encoding metallophosphoesterase family protein, giving the protein MTQEREPRLWAISDLHVGQSANKSVLEELHPASPEDWLIVAGDVAERSDDIRAALDLLRRRFSKVIWVPGNHELWTTARDPMQIFGQSRYDYLVNMCDEMGVITPEHPYPVWVEQGGPATIVPMFVLYDYTFLPEGANTKAEGLKIARDRNVVATDEFLLSSEPFATRDAWCRDRLRYTRKRLEDLDWMTPTVLVNHFPLVREPCDALFYPEFSLWCGTTETADWHTRYNAVCSVYGHLHIPRTTWYDDVRFEEVSVGYPREWAQRRPYSWLRQILPAPHYPPGYLNEFGGHFEITEQMRVAAKRFRERLAKERASD
- a CDS encoding carboxymuconolactone decarboxylase family protein; translated protein: MARIGNYADDDVAGWLMGAPEMAPGFAGFSDAVYNRSRLPLGVRELARMAVAFANECSVCQNTRFVQSGELDGDFYAEAEQWRTSPQYSEAERTAAEFAHRFATDHVGLREDDEFWERAREHFDDGLLTDLALSCAFWVGSGRALRVLDVGQSCKINL
- a CDS encoding DUF3558 domain-containing protein, yielding MAPRAALVRAGFCVALVALALSIVVVWRTAPTEHTARTPVQLRFSTAPMNTGATTTIKWPVVPVTDPRPFDPCFDIPNSVIAAAGLDQTPPAPEEGLRCRYDSRNNYQLAVEAIVWRTYEDSLPADGVETTIAGHRAAEYNIMKPTDWNNQWWVSCMITFKTSYGVVQQSLYYASQKYSPDGPGCLVENRRMANILVPAYKF
- a CDS encoding DUF2277 domain-containing protein, producing the protein MCRNITELRGLEPAATDQEIEAAARQYVRKVSGIQKTSDANREAFELAVAEVTATTLRLLESLPARRQPPKTVPPLRRPEVLARVAARG
- a CDS encoding acyl-CoA dehydrogenase family protein — protein: MPVTSSEPSNVLRERIAAAAHEVLAKHPPATTPVTELLGAVYDAGLAWVHFPVGLGGLDAPPALQAVSDTILRAAGMPDPLFVNVIGYGMAAPTVLAHGQPELTQRILRPLFTGEELWCQLFSEPGAGSDLAGLATRAVRDGDDWVINGQKVWTSGAHQARWALLVARSNPDVAKHRGLTYFVADMTDPGVEVRPLRQMTGDAEFNEVYLSDVRIPDAHRLGNEGDGWRVSMTTLMNERSALGGAFDHGRGGGSIGNALNLWKQRPDLHTPELRAKLTNLFVRSEGNRYGTQMRIAAQGDAPMGPEGSIGKLMGAELNQQIYDFCVELLGIEATLYASYDMRRVVEDDRRADTMWAFLRSKANTIEGGTSDVMRNIIGERVLGLPGDIRVDTDKAWKDVPRG
- a CDS encoding acyl-CoA dehydrogenase family protein, giving the protein MSANDDNQIRVSEFEFTEEHRDLRSLVRSWCDQVWTPEHVRHVADAGTIDLNAWRAFGSELGVVGLSLPEKHGGGGLGVIELSIVAEELGRALACLPWISSAALGATALVSSGDDDALAEWVPALAAGEKTITLAGGRTRLADAITVSAEPDADGWKLTGDTEHVPDGATADVILVLADTDSGPTLFAVDGNAPGVDRHSLATLDLTRGQANIHFNSTPARLIGEQGRGGEAAAKALDVAATVLAAEQAGLATHMLDVTTEYAKSRVQFGRIIGSFQAVKHRLADMAAATGNVRGAAYHAAWSHDDPSLDDPALATSIAQHVASAGAVEVTAKAIQSHGGIGFTWEHPAHLYYKRAVSNSALFGGRAVHAERIAKEVIDA
- a CDS encoding enoyl-CoA hydratase, producing MTEPILLTQTEDRICTITLNRPQARNALSTALSEEIVKAVTAADADNNVDVMILTAADPVFCAGVDLKELGSGDRAESLDPWWPELNKPVIGAINGAAVTGGLELALACDILIASEKARFADTHARVGILPTWGLTTLLPLSVGRGLARRMSLTGDYLSAEDALRAGLVTEVVAHDDLLPAAKRLAATIAGNNQPAVRELLASYRRIESELIGDGLQVALDDAHRWIDQNSIAEGVEARRAAIMERGRTQNA
- a CDS encoding GNAT family N-acetyltransferase — translated: MNSPTGYRITRENTDVAAEVVEAGPPPMPSFGGTRYALRRVDPLGSDPEMLSEWFARPHLVQTWEQPWSPTRWQEDSSYRLAGDYSLPCILSVDGSEVGYIELYRAARDEIAGIYPAHAHDVGLHVATADTRLLGRGVVSAWIGLLPTAIYQADPACRRMMIEPSASNTPMRKALDRIGWTLLGEFDIRPDRRIALYRTERA
- a CDS encoding membrane protein produces the protein MNLDRFAVWTGYFLGLMSVTITALGLAALASGHHGWGMVAAMALLVTAGLGFAVVGGTVHHDHKIHKETPHLM
- a CDS encoding MATE family efflux transporter, with amino-acid sequence MKWWRRWFAPLTDATGTAGLSGLARRIIALAVPALGVLAAEPLYLLFDIAMVGRLGAVPLAGLAVGALVLSLVGTQLTFLSYGTTARAARRFGSGDRPGAVHEGVQATWLALLIGAVLVLMVNMVAGPVVRSIAAAPDVAEQGLRWVRIAIFAAPAILVSLAGNGWMRGVQDTIRPLRYVIAGFAVSAVLCPVLIYGLFGAPRLELAGSAVANLVGQWLAALLFLRALNAEHARLRMDPPVLRAQLVLARDLLVRSLAFQACFISAAAVAARFGAAALAAHQVVLQMWSFLALVLDSLAIAAQTLVGAALGAGQVPQAKSVASRVTVFSLGFAVLLAVLLVLGIPVLPGLFTSDVAVLHQMRVPWWFLVCQLPISGLVFALDGVLLGAADARFMRNATMISALCGFLPLVWLSLVFGWGLAGIWSGLTLFLVLRLVLVGWRALSGRWAVPGTES